Sequence from the Sanguibacter keddieii DSM 10542 genome:
GCACGTCGGGCTCGTCCTGCGGCGCGTCACCGAGGGGACCGTGTCGCTCTCCGAGCTCGGTCTCCCCGAGGTGGTCGGCGAGCTCGCGCTCGAGCCGCGCGGGCTGGTGCTGGTCACCGGGCCGACCGGGTCCGGCAAGACGACCACCCTCGCGTCGATGGTCGACCTCATCAACACCCTCCGCGAGGTGAACATCATCTCGATCGAGGACCCGATCGAGGTGCTCCACGAGGACAAGAAGGCGATCATCTCGCAGCGCGAGGTCCGCCACGACACCAACGACTTCGGCTCTGCGCTGCGCGCCGCGATGCGCCAGGACCCTGATGTGATCCTCGTCGGCGAGATGCGCGATGCCGAGACAGTCCGGGCGGCGCTGGCCGCCGCCGAGACCGGTCACCTGGTGATGTCGACCCTCCACACCATCGACGCGCAGGAGACCATCAACCGCGTGGTCGACTTCTTCCCGCCCCACGAGCAGACCCAGGTGCGCTCGGCGCTGTCGCAGTCGCTGCGGGGCGTCGTGTCGCAGCGCCTGGTCCGCCGGGCCGACTCCGCCGGTCGGCGCGTCGTGTGCGAGGTCATGGTCAACACCGGGCGGACGGCCGAGGCGATCGTCGACCCCGGGAACAACCCGCCGCTGCTGGACCTCATCGCCGACGGTGGCTACTACAAGATGCAGACCTTCGACCAGCACCTGTTCGACCTGGTCCGTGACGGGGTCGTGAGCTACGAGGACGCGTGTGCCGTGTCGACCAACCCCCAGGACCTCACGGTCGAGCTGCGCGGGGCAGGCCTCATCGGCTGACGCAGCCTGTGCTGCCTGTGCTGCCTGTGCTGCCTGTGCGGCGCGTCAGCCGGCCAGACGCGGACCTCGTCTCCGGGGCCCCGTCTCTGGTGGCACCCAGCCGGGACGTCTACGGTGGGACGACGAGGTGCAGGGCCCGGGCGCACGCCTGAGCGCTGACCTGCACCGCCACGACCTGGAGGATGCATGCGCAACGAGACCTGGGTGATCGCGGCCCCGCGGACCCTGACGACCTCTGTGGTGGCCAACGCGGCTGACGCGGCGGCAGCCTTCGGCGAGCAGCCTGGCGCGGGCGACGGGCCGATCACGCGGGTGGTCGTGGCCCTCACCGGTGGCACGGTGCGCGTCGAGGCGCACGACCGTGCCGACGTCGAGCTCGACGTCACGGCGCTCTCCGACCGTCCCGTCGTGGCACGGCTCGAGGGCGAGACCTTCTCGGTGTCGTACGACTTCTCCGGCGTCGAGGGCCTCGTCGACCGGTTCAAGAGCGTCTCGGCCAAGGACAGCGCCGACGTGGTGGTCCGCGTCCCCCGCGCGGCGACGGTCAAGGTGACGACGGTGCGCTCTGACGTGAGCGTGCAGGACGTCGAGGCGTCCGTCTCGGTGACGACGGCGAGCGGATCGGCCGAGGCCGTGGGGATCTCCGGACCGCTGTCCCTCACCACCGCCTCAGGGCGGGCTGCCGTGACGCGGCACGCCGGCCGCGCCACCGTCCGGACCGTCTCCGGGTCGGCGCACGTGGCCGGCACGCTCACCCGCGTGGACGCGCAGACCGTGTCGGGCGACGTCGCCCTCGAGCTGGCCGGTGCGTCAGGTCAGGTCACCACCAAGACGGTGTCGGGGCGGATCTCGGTCCGTGTCGCGCCGGAGACCGGCATCGACCTCCGGGCGCGCACCGTCACCGGGACGGCGTCCTTCGACGGCGAGCGCATCAAGGGCGAGAGCCGCACGGCCCAGATCACCCGGGACGA
This genomic interval carries:
- a CDS encoding type IV pilus twitching motility protein PilT; protein product: MSEPRQSVIPLLHALASTGASDLHCKVGSSPRVRVDGRLRRLQVAPLEPADTLAMLAEVLPDSFLTDFERNHEADFAYQLDGVGRFRVNAYQARGHVGLVLRRVTEGTVSLSELGLPEVVGELALEPRGLVLVTGPTGSGKTTTLASMVDLINTLREVNIISIEDPIEVLHEDKKAIISQREVRHDTNDFGSALRAAMRQDPDVILVGEMRDAETVRAALAAAETGHLVMSTLHTIDAQETINRVVDFFPPHEQTQVRSALSQSLRGVVSQRLVRRADSAGRRVVCEVMVNTGRTAEAIVDPGNNPPLLDLIADGGYYKMQTFDQHLFDLVRDGVVSYEDACAVSTNPQDLTVELRGAGLIG
- a CDS encoding DUF4097 family beta strand repeat-containing protein; this encodes MRNETWVIAAPRTLTTSVVANAADAAAAFGEQPGAGDGPITRVVVALTGGTVRVEAHDRADVELDVTALSDRPVVARLEGETFSVSYDFSGVEGLVDRFKSVSAKDSADVVVRVPRAATVKVTTVRSDVSVQDVEASVSVTTASGSAEAVGISGPLSLTTASGRAAVTRHAGRATVRTVSGSAHVAGTLTRVDAQTVSGDVALELAGASGQVTTKTVSGRISVRVAPETGIDLRARTVTGTASFDGERIKGESRTAQITRDEPGATLFVDASTVSGDITVSHTL